The sequence TCGGCAATTCCGTAATCGAATGATCAGGTAGTTGTTGATACAAACCTTGCCCCACCCCTCCCCAATACATCCGTTCCAGAACCGGGGCATACACCCAGCCCGCCGTGGGTTGGTAGCGTTCCAACAGCCCGATCATCAGCGCATAATAGGGGCGATGGTGGACAAAATCATCCGTCCCATCAATGGGGTCAATGCACCACAACCGTTGGGAACCTTGGGCGTAGGCGTGGCGGGAATCCGGGTTTTCCTCCGTAATCAAACCGTCCTGGGGAAACCACTGGCGGAAATGCCGGGTAAATTCCCGATCCAACGCCTGATCCACCGTGGTTACATAGTCGGCGGGGCCTTTTTCCATCACCGTAAAGCCACTTTGGGTCATCTGCCGTGCCTGGGCGCCACACCGCTGGAGCAAATCCCGAATTGCCTGATCCCATCGCCAATCCATCGTTTTACCTCCCCTACGCCCATTGTAACGCCTTTGTTACATTTTCCCACCACACCATAACCCAGGGATTTTGCTAGTGTGATCCAGGTCATGGTTCATGGCAGGGTGCCCGATTTGCTGTCTTAAGGTGTTGTTGAATTTTTCATTAGCTGGCTTAGTCCTTGGTCGGGACAGTACTGCAAGTTTATCTATGAGCATCGAATGTTCAGGATGCGAATTTTGCGTTTAGTTATACTAGAGCTAGATATTTCACTCTGCTGGGAAAATTTGAACACATGACAAACCGT comes from Synechococcus sp. C9 and encodes:
- a CDS encoding inositol monophosphatase family protein; this encodes MDWRWDQAIRDLLQRCGAQARQMTQSGFTVMEKGPADYVTTVDQALDREFTRHFRQWFPQDGLITEENPDSRHAYAQGSQRLWCIDPIDGTDDFVHHRPYYALMIGLLERYQPTAGWVYAPVLERMYWGGVGQGLYQQLPDHSITELPSKVPEPPSKWYCPLVIGDKDRRRYGAALTRLIPGVDFQSMGSFGLKVVEVIRGRALVYLYFNQRVKIWDTVGPLALAQVAGLTCCDLGGNPLRFDPGAVDVTTLCHQQRILVGWPDALAKLLPLIQEAVQMTEAV